Genomic segment of bacterium:
TATAGGTGGGCGACTTCTGCGCCGCGTCGATCGTGGAATCGGCGACTCCGTTGGCCGCGGCCGCGGCGATGACCTCGGGATCGAACGGGTCGAGGATCATGTCCATCTGACTCCGGATCAGGTCGGCGTCGTCGGCCGATGCGACCGCCTCGATTCGATCGGCGTCGTAAAGCAACACTCCCAAATAGCGGATCCGGCCGACACAAGAGTGCATGCACGCGGGGGCGTGACCGGCTTCGATGCGCGGGTAACAGAGAATGCACTTCTCGGACTTGCCGGTGCTCCAGTTGTAGTAGGTCTTCTTGTACGGGCAGGCGGTGACGCACATGCGCCAGCCGCGGCAGACATTCTGGTTGATGAGCACCACGCCGTCCTCTCCGCGCTTGTAGATCGCCCCCGAGGGGCACGAAGCGACGCAGGCGGGGTTCAGGCAGTGGTTGCAGATCCGCGGCAGGTAGAAGAACGCCATGCGCTCGAGCTGGAACATGGCCTCCCGCTCGACGGGGGAGAGGTTTTCGAGGTTGGGGTCGTTGCGAGCGTAGTCGGGCGAGCCGCTCAGGTCGTCGTCCCAGTTCGGTCCCATCTTGATGTCCATGGGCTCGCCCGTGATCATCGACACCGGGCGGGCCGTGGGTTGGTCGTCGCCGGCCGGCGATTCGATGAGGTCCAGGTACTTGTAAGTGAAAGGCTCGTAGTAGTCGTCGATCACCGGCAGGCGGGGATTGTGGAAGATGTTGGTCAGGCTCTTGGGCTTGCCGGCGCCCTTGAGGTCTATCTTGTCGCCATCCTTCTCCCAGCCGCCCTTATAGATCTCCTGATCTTCCCACTTGCCGGGGTAGCCGGTGCCGGGCTTGGTCTCCACGTTGTTCCACCACATGTACTCGGCGCCCTTACGATCGGTCCAAATGTTCTTGCAGGCGACCGAGCAGGTGTGGCAACCGATGCACTTGTCGAGATGGAACACCATCGAGATCTGTGATCGAACATCCATGTCAGCTCTCCCGTCCTTGGCGTGTCATTGGGTTCATCAGAACACCACCTTGTCCATTCGCTTGACGACCACGTGGGTGTCGCGGTTGGGGGCAATCGGGCCCCAGTAGTTGAAGCCGTAGGCGAATTGTCCGTAGCCCCCGGCGAGGAAATTGGGTTTCAGGTGAATACGGGTGAGGCTGTTGTGGCCTCCCGCGCGCTTGCCGCGGACCTGAGACTTCGGAATGCCGACCGTGCGCTCGGGCACGTGGTAGACGATGCACACGCCCTTGGGAATCCGCGCGCTGACGCAGGCGCGCGCGGCGTAGACGCCGTGGTCGTTGATGACCTCGACCCAGTCGTTGTCCTCGATGCCCAGCTCCGACGCGTCCGGCTCGCTCATCCAGACCGGCTCACAGCCTCGCGAGAGGGTGAGCATCCGGTGGTTGTCCCCGTAGGTGGAATGGATGTGCCACTTGCCGTGGGGTGTGAGGCAATTGAGGATCCTCGCTTCGCCATCCTTCAGCGTTTGCTTGAGGTCGCCGTAGGCCTCGGGCTTGGGCGACGGCTTGTAGGTCGGCAGGTTCTCGCCGTAGGCTAGGTACATCTCGTGGTCGAGGTAGAAGTGCTGGCGTCCGGTGAGCGTCCGCCAGGGAACGAGCTTCTCGACGTTGTAGGTATAAGGGGCGTAGGCGCGCCCGTCGGTCATGAGGCCCGACCACAGCGGCGAGGTGTTGTACCGGCGCGGCTGAGCCTGCAGGTCCGCGTAGTTGATGCGTATGTCCTTGCTGCCGGCTCCGAGGCCGGTGAGCTCGAGCCCGGTCCGTTCCCCCGCATCTTCGTAGGCACGCACATTGAGCACGCCGTTGGTCAAGGTGGAAAGATGCAGCACCGCGTTGGCGGCCCAGACGTCTTCCTTCAACGACGGGTAGACGTTGCCGTTGCTGCGCTCCACGGGGAAGTGGTTGGAGGAGATCATCTCGTCGTAGGCGTCGGCGCAGTGGTAGTGATTACCGTGGGCGCCGAGGCCCGCGGTTCGAACCCGATCTCCCAGCGTGATGAATTTCTCGTAGAGCTTGGTGTAGTCGCGGTCGACGACCGTGAGGCTGTGAGTGGTCTTGCCCGGCACCGGTTCGCACTCGCCCTGGTACCAGTCCTTGATGACCGGCTGAGAGATCTCCCCGGGCGAATCGTGTGCGATGGGAGCGGCGACGATATCCTTTTGCGGCTTGGGGAAATACTGTGCCGCCGCTTCGCTGGTGACCCTCGCCAACTCACGGAAGATCTCCCAATCCGTCTTCGACTCCCATACCGGCGCGATGGCGGCGGAGAGCGGATGGATGAAGGAGTGCAGGTCCGTGCTGTTGAGGTCCGCCTTCTCGTACCAGGAGGCCGCGGGCAGGACGATGTCCGAGTAGAGCGCCGACGAGTCCATGCGGAAGTTCAGGTCGACGATCAGATCCATCTTGCCGACCGGTGCGACCTCGTGCCACTTGACCTCGCTGGTGTGGTCCTCGGAGTCTTCGGCGATCGAGTTGTGGTGGGTGCCGAGGTAGTGCTTGAGGGCGTACTCGTGCCCCTTCATGCTGCCCATGATGGCGTTGCCGCGCCAGATGTACCAGACGCGTGGGAAGTTGTGCTCGGCTTCCGGGTCGCTGACCGAGTACTGCAGTTCTCGGCTCTCGAGCCTGTCCATCACGTACTGCTCGATGCCGGCGTCGTCGGTCGCGCCGGCGTCGATCGCCTCCCGGCACAGCTCCAGCGTGTTGCGGTCAAACTGCGGGTAGAAAGGCATCCACCCCATGCGCACCGCCTTGTAGATCTGGTCGGCGGTGTGTTGTTTGGTGAGCTCGTTGTCGGGGACCGTGTTGTATTTCGAGAACTGTCCGTCGTAGCGGTACTGGCAGGTGTTGATGTAGTGCCAGATGGGCGTTTGCTGCAGTCGAACCGCCGCATGGTGGTCCTTGCCGAACGCGATCGCGCCCCAGGAGTCCGCCGGCGCCAGCTTCTCCTGGCCGACGTAGTGGTTGAGGCCGCCGCCGTTCTTGCCCACGCAGCCGGTGAGCATCAGGGCCATTGCCCCGGCCCTATACATCAGGTTCGCGTGGTACCAGTGGTTGATGCCGGCCCCGATGATGATCATGCACTTGCCACCCGTGGCCTCGGCGGTGCTCGCCCACTCGCGGGCGAACTGCAGCACGGTGTCGGAAGCCACGCCGGTGAAGATCTCCTGCCACGCCGGGGTGTAAGCGACGTCCTTGTCGCCGTAGTTCTCAGGATAGTCGCCTGGAAGGCCGCGATCGACGCCGTACTGCGCCATGGTCAGGTCGTAGACCGTGGTCACCGTGACCGGGCCCTCGGTCGTCTCGACCTGCGTCACCGGGACGCCGCGATAGGCCGTCCGGTCGAGCCCGAACTCGGTGAAGGCGGTCTGGGCGACCTCGTCCGATCGCCCGAGCAGCGTCAGCACCGGGTCGTACGGCTGGTCGTCGACAACGCTCTCGAGCCGCATGTTCCAGTTGCCCTTCTTCTTGTCCCAACGCGAGCCGGAGCTGCCCTTGGGAACGACGAACCGGCCGGTCTTGGCGTCGAGGTTGACGAATTTCCAGTCGCCGTTCGAGATGTCCGAGTACTCGGCGAGCTCCGAGGCGCGCAGCAACCTTCCCGGCTTGTAGTGATCGCCGTCTTTTTCGAGCTTCACCAGGTACGGGCTGTCCGTGTACTGCTTCGTATAGTCGATGAAATAGGGAGCCTGCTTCTCGTGGTGGAACTCTTTGAGGATGACGTGGGTCGTCGCCATCCAGAACGCACCGTCACTGCCGGCGTGTAGCGGTACCCACTGATCGGCGTACTTGCAAACCTGGCTGAAGTCCGGCGAGAAGACCACGGCCTTGGTGCCGTTGTGACGAGACTCGGCGAAGAAGTGGCAGTCGGGAGTGCGCGTCATGTTGAGGCAGGCACCCATGTCCGCGACCATCTTCGCGTTGTACCAGTCGGCGCTCTCGCAGACGTCGGTCTGCTCTCCCCAGATCTCCGGAAAGGCGGTGGGCAGGTCGCAGTACCAGTCGTAGAAGCTCAGGTTGACGCCCCCGAACAGCTGCAGAAAGCGCCCACCGGCCGCGTAGCTCAGCATCGACATCGCCGGAATCGGGCTGAAGCCGATCACCCGGTCCGGGCCGTACTCCTCGGCCGTGCTGATGTTGGCAACGGCCATGATCTCGAGAACCTCGTCCCAGCTAGCCCGGCGGAACCCACCTTTGCCGCGGGCCTCCTGGTACGCCTTTCGTGCCTCCTTGTCTTCCTGCAGCGCCTTCCAGGCCTTCATCGGATCGCCGGTTTCGCGCTTCTTGGCGCGGAAGGCGTCGATCAGGGCACTGCGGATCAACGGGTACTTGATCCGCAGGGGGCTGTACAGGTACCACGAGTACGAGATCCCGCGCTGGCATCCGCGGGGCTCGTAAGGAGGCAGTGCGTCGTCCAGCAAAGGGTAGTCGAGCTGCTGCGTCTCCCAGGTCACGATGCCGTCCTTGACGTGGATCTGCCAGGAGCAGCCGCCCGTGCAGTTCACGCCGTGTGTGCTGCGGACGATGCGATCGTGCTGGAAGCGGTTGCGGTAGAACTCCTCCCACTTCCTGGTTTGCGGCGAAATGATGTCTTTGATCCAACCCATTTGTCTTCTCTCGGCTTCGTTGCGGTCGTGAATTCAGGCGGATTTCGTTTGCCGGTCGTAGATTTCCTGGTTGACCGAGTCCCTT
This window contains:
- the narH gene encoding nitrate reductase subunit beta — its product is MDVRSQISMVFHLDKCIGCHTCSVACKNIWTDRKGAEYMWWNNVETKPGTGYPGKWEDQEIYKGGWEKDGDKIDLKGAGKPKSLTNIFHNPRLPVIDDYYEPFTYKYLDLIESPAGDDQPTARPVSMITGEPMDIKMGPNWDDDLSGSPDYARNDPNLENLSPVEREAMFQLERMAFFYLPRICNHCLNPACVASCPSGAIYKRGEDGVVLINQNVCRGWRMCVTACPYKKTYYNWSTGKSEKCILCYPRIEAGHAPACMHSCVGRIRYLGVLLYDADRIEAVASADDADLIRSQMDMILDPFDPEVIAAAAANGVADSTIDAAQKSPTYRFVKEWTLALPLHPEFRTLPMLFYVPPLLPVMASVSEVENTEQSEKLHQMAKHWSDSWLYDTSTKELFGTIDDARFPLKYMANLFSGGDTNVVADRLKKLMAVRLHRRQEAVGDVKEGTVPEARADTGLFGV
- a CDS encoding nitrate reductase subunit alpha; amino-acid sequence: MGWIKDIISPQTRKWEEFYRNRFQHDRIVRSTHGVNCTGGCSWQIHVKDGIVTWETQQLDYPLLDDALPPYEPRGCQRGISYSWYLYSPLRIKYPLIRSALIDAFRAKKRETGDPMKAWKALQEDKEARKAYQEARGKGGFRRASWDEVLEIMAVANISTAEEYGPDRVIGFSPIPAMSMLSYAAGGRFLQLFGGVNLSFYDWYCDLPTAFPEIWGEQTDVCESADWYNAKMVADMGACLNMTRTPDCHFFAESRHNGTKAVVFSPDFSQVCKYADQWVPLHAGSDGAFWMATTHVILKEFHHEKQAPYFIDYTKQYTDSPYLVKLEKDGDHYKPGRLLRASELAEYSDISNGDWKFVNLDAKTGRFVVPKGSSGSRWDKKKGNWNMRLESVVDDQPYDPVLTLLGRSDEVAQTAFTEFGLDRTAYRGVPVTQVETTEGPVTVTTVYDLTMAQYGVDRGLPGDYPENYGDKDVAYTPAWQEIFTGVASDTVLQFAREWASTAEATGGKCMIIIGAGINHWYHANLMYRAGAMALMLTGCVGKNGGGLNHYVGQEKLAPADSWGAIAFGKDHHAAVRLQQTPIWHYINTCQYRYDGQFSKYNTVPDNELTKQHTADQIYKAVRMGWMPFYPQFDRNTLELCREAIDAGATDDAGIEQYVMDRLESRELQYSVSDPEAEHNFPRVWYIWRGNAIMGSMKGHEYALKHYLGTHHNSIAEDSEDHTSEVKWHEVAPVGKMDLIVDLNFRMDSSALYSDIVLPAASWYEKADLNSTDLHSFIHPLSAAIAPVWESKTDWEIFRELARVTSEAAAQYFPKPQKDIVAAPIAHDSPGEISQPVIKDWYQGECEPVPGKTTHSLTVVDRDYTKLYEKFITLGDRVRTAGLGAHGNHYHCADAYDEMISSNHFPVERSNGNVYPSLKEDVWAANAVLHLSTLTNGVLNVRAYEDAGERTGLELTGLGAGSKDIRINYADLQAQPRRYNTSPLWSGLMTDGRAYAPYTYNVEKLVPWRTLTGRQHFYLDHEMYLAYGENLPTYKPSPKPEAYGDLKQTLKDGEARILNCLTPHGKWHIHSTYGDNHRMLTLSRGCEPVWMSEPDASELGIEDNDWVEVINDHGVYAARACVSARIPKGVCIVYHVPERTVGIPKSQVRGKRAGGHNSLTRIHLKPNFLAGGYGQFAYGFNYWGPIAPNRDTHVVVKRMDKVVF